One genomic window of Polyangium aurulentum includes the following:
- a CDS encoding SulP family inorganic anion transporter has translation MVSPAAPAAGPGLGGSRLVSGLFAGAMSGTLVATFSITLAALIFAGKLSDYLPTGIGITLAGAAIIGSIVALTSSFRSVIAAPQENTAVIISLVAASIGAKSSDPLPTIVAAIALSALLTGGVFLVLGVLRLGSLVRFIPYPVVGGFLAGTGWLLFAGSISVMADVELSFAHLPALFSRAALFNWLPGLALGIFLTALLRRWHHFLLLPGLLVVAIALFYGVLFAAGISVAEAGARGMLLGPFPEGAFWPPLPLSAATRVDWGEVFANAGNLSAVTVLATISILLNASGLEIATEREIDLDRELRATGVANIAAGLGFGMVGYLSLSESTLNHKAGAETRVAGIVSAAICGAALFFGASVFSYFPKPVLGALLVFLGLGFLMETLYDSYFRLPRVEYGLVLLILIVIGSVGFLEGIGVGLVVSSVLFAVNYSRIDVIKRAISGAELRSNVERSAGDELTLEDRGHELYILQLQGYIFFGTSHTLLKRVHQRMLSDDPGRARFVLLDFRHVDGIDSSAVLSFVRMRKLAEAHGVTLVLTDLPVAVKNQLERGGFATKNAMVNEVRFFADLDHGLEWCENETLAGAPASMMPPPVLSEELENVFRKPELVARFLDYLEKVDAPAGYRIYRQGDVSKDLFLIDTGELTAYLELAGGKMKRLRTMGPGTVVGESGLYLGAKRSATVVTLCPTTLYRLSLESLERMTREAPHLAAAFHQFVARLLAERMVVSTGATKSLFN, from the coding sequence ATGGTTTCGCCTGCTGCGCCCGCAGCGGGCCCTGGGTTGGGTGGATCGCGCCTCGTCTCGGGCCTGTTCGCCGGGGCGATGAGCGGCACGCTGGTCGCGACGTTCAGCATCACGCTCGCGGCCCTCATCTTCGCCGGCAAGCTCAGCGACTACCTGCCTACGGGCATCGGCATCACGCTCGCGGGCGCGGCGATCATCGGCTCCATCGTCGCCCTCACCAGCTCCTTCCGCTCGGTCATCGCCGCGCCGCAGGAGAACACCGCCGTCATCATCTCGCTCGTCGCGGCCTCCATCGGCGCGAAATCGAGCGATCCGCTCCCCACGATCGTCGCCGCCATCGCGCTCTCGGCCCTGCTCACCGGCGGCGTCTTCCTGGTGCTCGGCGTCCTGCGCCTCGGATCTCTCGTCCGCTTCATCCCGTACCCCGTCGTCGGCGGCTTCCTCGCGGGCACGGGCTGGCTGCTCTTCGCGGGCTCGATCTCGGTCATGGCCGACGTCGAGCTGTCCTTCGCGCACCTGCCCGCGCTCTTCAGCCGCGCGGCCCTCTTCAACTGGCTGCCCGGGCTCGCGCTCGGCATCTTTCTCACCGCGCTCCTGCGCCGCTGGCATCACTTCCTGCTCTTGCCGGGCCTGCTCGTCGTCGCGATCGCGCTCTTCTACGGCGTGCTCTTCGCGGCCGGGATCTCGGTGGCCGAGGCGGGCGCGCGCGGCATGCTCCTCGGGCCTTTTCCCGAAGGCGCCTTCTGGCCGCCCTTGCCGCTCTCGGCCGCCACGCGCGTCGACTGGGGCGAGGTCTTCGCCAACGCGGGCAACCTCTCGGCCGTCACCGTGCTCGCCACCATCTCGATCCTCCTGAACGCCTCGGGCCTCGAGATCGCCACCGAGCGCGAGATCGATCTCGACCGCGAGCTGCGCGCCACGGGCGTCGCCAACATCGCCGCGGGCCTCGGCTTCGGCATGGTCGGCTATCTGTCGCTCAGCGAGTCGACGCTCAACCACAAGGCGGGCGCCGAGACGCGCGTGGCGGGCATCGTCTCGGCGGCGATCTGCGGCGCTGCGCTCTTCTTCGGCGCGTCGGTCTTCTCGTACTTCCCGAAGCCCGTGCTCGGCGCCCTGCTCGTCTTCCTCGGGCTCGGGTTCCTGATGGAGACGCTCTACGACTCGTACTTCCGGCTGCCGCGCGTCGAGTACGGGCTCGTCCTCTTGATCCTCATCGTCATCGGCAGCGTGGGCTTCCTCGAGGGCATCGGCGTCGGGCTCGTGGTCTCGTCGGTGCTCTTCGCGGTGAACTACAGCCGCATCGACGTCATCAAGCGGGCCATCTCCGGGGCCGAGCTGCGCAGCAACGTCGAGCGCAGCGCCGGCGACGAGCTCACGCTCGAGGATCGCGGCCACGAGCTCTACATCCTGCAGCTCCAGGGCTACATCTTCTTCGGCACCTCGCACACGCTCCTCAAGCGCGTCCACCAGCGCATGCTGAGCGACGACCCCGGCCGAGCCCGCTTCGTCCTGCTCGACTTCCGCCACGTCGACGGCATCGACTCCTCCGCCGTCTTGAGCTTCGTGCGCATGCGCAAGCTCGCCGAGGCGCACGGCGTGACGCTCGTCCTCACCGACCTGCCCGTCGCGGTGAAGAACCAGCTCGAGCGCGGCGGCTTCGCGACGAAGAACGCGATGGTCAACGAGGTCCGGTTCTTCGCCGATCTCGATCATGGGCTCGAGTGGTGCGAGAACGAGACCCTGGCGGGCGCGCCCGCGAGCATGATGCCGCCGCCGGTCCTGTCGGAGGAGCTCGAGAACGTCTTCCGCAAGCCCGAGCTCGTCGCGCGCTTCCTCGACTACCTCGAGAAGGTGGACGCGCCTGCGGGCTACCGCATCTACCGGCAGGGCGACGTGTCGAAGGATCTGTTCCTCATCGATACGGGCGAGCTGACCGCGTACCTCGAGCTCGCGGGCGGCAAGATGAAGCGCCTGCGCACGATGGGACCGGGCACGGTGGTGGGCGAGAGCGGCCTGTACCTCGGCGCGAAGCGCTCGGCCACGGTGGTGACCTTGTGCCCGACGACGCTCTACAGGCTGTCGCTCGAGTCGCTCGAGCGGATGACGCGGGAGGCGCCGCACCTGGCTGCGGCGTTCCACCAGTTCGTTGCGCGCTTGCTGGCGGAGCGAATGGTGGTGTCGACGGGCGCGACGAAGTCGCTGTTCAACTGA